A DNA window from Mycosarcoma maydis chromosome 12, whole genome shotgun sequence contains the following coding sequences:
- a CDS encoding putative 2-isopropylmalalate synthase codes for MAPMIPGDKYKPYTPIHLANRTWPTKVQTKSPIWTSVDLRDGNQALINPMSGEQKLKFYQKLVEVGFKEIEVAFPSASDTDFGFVRHIIEQNMIPDDVYIQVLTPAREELIRRTFESIKGAKNVILHMYNASSPLFRNVVFNNSQEQTIELAVRHTKIVRQLVDHYSKPENGGTNFKYEYSPETFTQTEMDFAVKICEEVRTAWGKASHDKPIIFNLPATVEVGPPNHYADQIEYFCNNITDRKSVIVSLHPHNDRGCAVAATELGLLAGGDRVEGCLFGNGERTGNVDIVTLALNLFSQGIQPGELDLSDIQSVVDVVSGCNDIPVHPRHPYAGDLVFTAFSGSHQDAIKKGFAAQAKRISEGDNTWEIPYLPIDPVDLGCTYEAVIRVNSQSGKGGVAYLVAQSLGLDLPRRMQVAFYQVIQQVADRTGKEMTSEDITRIFTQTYHVGSIASLASLQVGAAVASKSEARFALRGYSLSDDLSSSITSEDADSGVETPRHRRFTGKILYQGTVHELTGTGNGALSALLDAIESTFGIKAEIREYSEHAITKSSSLQTGAAGAAGANGSKAQAASYVELIDPLQKAQIGEKKAPGFWGVGIDVDITTASLKAVLSALSNISKREAVIADAVNVAVAANGKH; via the coding sequence ATGGCGCCAATGATCCCAGGTGACAAGTACAAGCCCTACACACCCATCCACCTTGCCAATCGAACGTGGCCCACAAAGGTGCAAACCAAGTCGCCAATCTGGACCTCGGTCGATCTAAGAGATGGCAACCAGGCTCTCATTAACCCCATGTCCGGCGAGCAGAAGCTCAAGTTTTACcagaagctcgtcgaagTGGGTTTCAAGGAGATCGAAGTCGCCTTCCCTTCTGCTTCCGATACCGACTTTGGCTTTGTTCGCCACATTATCGAGCAAAACATGATCCCCGATGATGTCTACATTCAAGTGCTCACTCCCGCGCGTGAGGAGTTGATTCGACGTACGTTCGAGTCCATCAAGGGCGCCAAAAACGTCATCCTGCACATGTACAACGCTTCGTCGCCCCTCTTCCGCAACGTCGTGTTCAACAACTCACAAGAACagacgatcgagcttgccgtaCGACACACCAAGATCGTTCGTCAACTCGTCGACCACTATTCGAAACCCGAAAACGGTGGCACCAACTTCAAGTACGAGTACTCGCCCGAGACGTTTACGCAGACCGAGATGGACTTTGCCGTCAAGATCTGCGAAGAGGTGCGCACAGCTTGGGGAAAAGCCAGCCACGATAAGCCGATCATCTTCAACCTTCCGGCCACAGTCGAGGTAGGCCCTCCGAACCACTACGCCGACCAGATCGAGTACTTTTGCAACAACATCACCGACCGCAAGTCAGTCATTGTCTCGCTGCATCCGCACAACGATCGAGGCTGTGCGGTCGCAGCTAccgagctcggcttgcttgcCGGTGGTGATCGTGTCGAAGGCTGCCTGTTTGGCAACGGCGAGCGCACGGGCAatgtcgacattgtcaCGCTGGCGCTCAACTTGTTTTCGCAGGGTATCCAGCCGGGCGAGCTGGACCTTTCAGATATTCAGtcggtcgtcgacgtcgtcagTGGATGCAACGATATCCCTgttcatcctcgtcatccgtATGCGGGAGACCTCGTGTTCACCGCCTTCTCCGGAAGCCATCAGGACGCCATCAAGAAAGGTTTCGCCGCGCAGGCTAAACGCATCTCGGAGGGCGACAATACTTGGGAAATCCCGTATCTGCCTATCGACCCTGTCGACCTTGGATGCACGTACGAGGCTGTGATCCGTGTCAACTCGCAATCGGGCAAAGGCGGTGTTGCATACCTTGTGGCGCAGAGTCTGGGACTCGATCTGCCACGAAGGATGCAGGTGGCGTTCTACCAGGTGATCCAGCAAGTCGCCGATCGTACGGGCAAGGAGATGACGAGCGAAGATATCACGCGCATCTTTACGCAGACCTACCACGTTGGCTCGATCGCGTCGCTCGCGTCGCTGCAAGTGGGCGCAGCCgtggcgagcaagagcgaggcTCGATTCGCTCTGCGTGGCTATTCGCTCTCGGACGACCTTTCGAGCAGCATTACTTCGGAAGACGCAGATTCGGGAGTTGAGACCCCGCGTCATCGTCGATTTACCGGTAAGATCCTGTACCAGGGCACGGTGCACGAGCTTACCGGCACGGGTAACGGTGCGCTCTCGGCGTTGCTCGACGCGATCGAGTCAACGTTTGGCATCAAGGCCGAGATTCGCGAGTACAGCGAACATGCGATTACAAAGTCGTCGTCCCTGCAGACCGGCGCGGCGGGCGCCGCCGGCGCCAATGGTAGCAAAGCGCAAGCTGCAAGTTATGTGGAACTTATCGACCCGCTTCAGAAGGCGCAGATCGGCGAGAAAAAGGCGCCCGGTTTCTGGGGCGTCGGTATCGATGTCGATATCACCACTGCTTCGCTCAAGGCGGTTCTTTCGGCGCTTAGCAACATTTCAAAGCGCGAAGCTGTGATTGCTGACGCGGTCAAtgtcgcagtcgcagccaATGGTAAACACTAG
- a CDS encoding putative translation elongation factor eEF3, whose product MAPAPSAAGVPATVPAKAVKGAAGAAAKAGAAAEKKEASAETDALLSGDKDAAQELTNLVKIEGPAALANLGIEAVILKGLGDKKNATAREGACTLLANLCEQGVGHEVEPFIFENVLNSLVEAMGDKEKAVQKASLETLKAFVRVMSPWAAQQVLKVVLHQARTAGKWQVKTGCVALLEEMVTACPERMAALMPEIIPVMTEVIWDTKTDVQKASRAALTKLCALISNKDIERFIPALINSLIHPVEEVPKTIQLLSATTFVQEVDSATLALMVPLLSRGLNERPTATKRKVAVIIDNMTKLVDNERTVRPFLGKLLPGLIKIESTLADPEARSVVQRAIKTLREVGKVTGDGSDVKPLEDVDIKATQEQVNKALGEQSLQAQADLSSYLAVLVANLANARNFELTEWESTLIPYITLIKGSKPEQAKAVAKSLLTALAKSTGDTVEIFDDEEEGEDLCNCQFSLAYGAKILLNTATLRLKRGHKYGLCGRNGSGKSTLMRAITNGQVEGFPSPDEVRTWYVEHDLDGSEGLMTVLEFILADERLSMTRDEAVATLHEVGFDDARQNSPIAGLSGGWKMKVALARAILFKADILLLDEPTNHLDVVNVKWITDYLVNLKTATAIIVSHDSKFLNDVCTDILHLNRFKIKRYPGNLDAFVKRVPEARAYAELNTGEDYSFKLPDPPLLDGVKTKEKSLIKMKDVVFQYPGTPAPQLRGVSIQLSLASRVAILGPNGSGKSTLVKLIVGDTEPGSGEMWKHPNLVIGYVAQHAFHHIDQHLDKTPLDYMLWRYQTGEDLEEHMKANRALTAEEEAAKKQGEVFVIEGVKRLFDEIVGRKKLKNSFQYEVSFKNMSSADNQWVPRDDLINRGLERAVLAFDSKEAQRLGMNRPLVRKEIENHFEDFGLEREFTSHNTMRGLSGGQKVKVVLAAATWRRPHIIILDEPTNFLDRESLAALIKAIESFQGGVGIITHSKEFSEGTCKEIWAMNDGVLVASGHDWTESNSKGTKLEKKEEDDEYTDAMGNVHKKEKKAKKESASDRRKAKKDRMARKKAGTYDSADELEDL is encoded by the coding sequence ATGGCTCCCGCTCCTTCCGCTGCTGGTGTGCCCGCCACTGTTCCCGCCAAGGCCGTTAAGGGCGCCGCTGGTGCCGCCGCCAAGGCTGGTGCCGCcgccgagaagaaggaggctAGCGCCGAGACTGACGCTCTCCTCTCCGGCGACAAGGATGCCGCTCAGGAGCTCACCAACCTCGTCAAAATCGAAGGTCCCGCTGCTCTTGCCAACCTCGGCATTGAGGCCGTCATCCTCAAGGGCCTTGgcgacaagaagaacgcCACCGCTCGCGAGGGTGCCTGCACCCTCCTTGCCAACCTCTGCGAGCAGGGTGTTGGCCACGAGGTTGAGCCCTTCATCTTTGAGAACgtgctcaactcgctcgtTGAGGCTATGGGTGACAAGGAGAAGGCGGTCCAGAAGGCTTCTCTCGAGACGCTGAAGGCTTTTGTCAGAGTCATGTCCCCCTGGGCTGCCCAGCAGGTCCTCAAGGTTGTTCTCCACCAGGCCCGCACCGCCGGTAAGTGGCAGGTCAAGACGGGCTGTGTTGCCCTTCTCGAGGAGATGGTCACCGCTTGCCCTGAACGCATGGCTGCTCTCATGCCCGAGATCATCCCTGTCATGACTGAGGTCATCTGGGACACCAAGACCGATGTTCAGAAGGCTTCGCGCGCTGCTCTCACCAAGCTTTGCGCCCTCATCTCGAACAAGGATATCGAGCGCTTCATCCCCGCTCtcatcaactcgctcatccACCCCGTTGAGGAGGTCCCCAAGACCATCCAGCTCCTTTCCGCTACCACTTTCGTCCAGGAGGTCGACAGCGCCACCCTTGCCCTCATGGTGCCTCTTCTCTCGCGTGGTCTTAACGAGCGCCCCACCGCCACCAAGCGTAAGGTTGCCGTCATCATTGACAACAtgaccaagctcgtcgacaacgAGCGCACCGTTCGTCCTTTCCTCGGCAAGCTCCTTCCCGGTttgatcaagatcgagtcCACCCTCGCCGACCCCGAGGCCCGATCTGTCGTTCAGCGTGCCATCAAGACTCTCCGTGAGGTGGGCAAGGTTACCGGTGACGGCTCCGACGTCAAGCCTCTCGAGGATGTTGATATTAAGGCCACCCAGGAGCAGGTCAACAAGGCTCTCGGTGAGCAGAGCCTCCAGGCTCAGGCTGACCTCTCGAGCTACCTCGCTGTCCTCGTTGCCAACCTTGCCAACGCGCGCAACTTTGAGCTCACCGAGTGGGAGTCCACCCTGATCCCTTACATCACCCTCATCAAGGGCTCCAAGCCTGAGCAGGCCAAGGCCGTCGCCAAGTCGCTTCTTACCGCGCTCGCCAAGTCCACCGGTGACACGGTCGAGATCtttgatgacgaggaggagggtgAAGACCTCTGCAACTGTCAGTTCTCGCTCGCCTACGGTGCCAAAATTCTGCTCAACACTGCCACTCTCCGCCTCAAGCGTGGTCACAAGTACGGTCTCTGCGGTCGTAACGGTTCCGGAAAGTCTACCCTCATGCGCGCCATCACCAACGGCCAGGTCGAAGGCTTCCCTTCGCCCGATGAGGTCCGAACCTGGTACGTGGAGCACGACTTGGACGGCTCTGAGGGTCTCATGACTGTTCTCGAGTTTATCCTTGCCGACGAGCGTCTCAGCATGACCCGCGACGAGGCTGTCGCTACCCTCCACGAGGTCGGCTTCGACGATGCCCGTCAGAACTCGCCCATCGCCGGTCTCTCTGGTGGTTGGAAGATGAAGGTCGCCCTTGCCCGTGCCATCCTGTTCAAGGCCGACAttttgctgctcgatgagcCTACCAACCACTTGGACGTTGTCAACGTCAAGTGGATCACTGACTACCTCGTCAACCTCAAGactgccaccgccatcaTTGTGTCGCACGACTCCAAGTTTTTGAACGACGTCTGCACCGACATTCTCCACCTTAACCGCTTCAAGATCAAGCGATACCCGGGTAACCTCGACGCTTTCGTCAAGCGTGTTCCCGAGGCGCGCGCCTACGCCGAGCTCAACACCGGCGAGGACTACTCGTTCAAGCTGCCTGACCCTCCTCTGCTTGACGGTGTCAAGACCAAAGAAAAGTCGCTCATCAAGATGAAGGACGTTGTCTTCCAGTACCCTGGCACTCCCGCTCCTCAGCTCAGGGGTGTCAGCATccagctctcgctcgcctcgcgTGTTGCCATCCTCGGCCCCAACGGTTCGGGTAAGTCGACGCTGGTCAAGCTTATCGTCGGTGACACCGAGCCCGGCTCTGGTGAGATGTGGAAGCACCCCAATCTGGTCATTGGCTACGTTGCCCAGCACGCTTTCCACCACATCGACCAGCACCTTGACAAGACTCCTCTCGACTACATGCTCTGGCGTTACCAGACCGGTGAGGATCTCGAGGAGCACATGAAGGCGAACCGTGCCCTTAccgccgaggaggaggccgccaagaagcaggGTGAGGTCTTCGTTATCGAGGGCGTCAAGCGTCTGTTTGACGAGATTGTGGGTCGTAAGAAGTTGAAGAACTCGTTCCAGTACGAGGTTTCGTTCAAGAACATGTCGTCGGCCGACAACCAGTGGGTGCCGCGTGACGACCTTATCAACCGTGGTCTCGAGCGTGCCGTGCTGGCGTTTGACTCGAAGGAGGCTCAGCGTCTCGGTATGAACCGACCGCTTGTCCGCAAGGAGATCGAGAACCACTTTGAGGACTTCGGTCTGGAGCGTGAGTTCACCTCGCACAACACTATGCGTGGTCTTTCGGGTGGTCAGAAGGTCAAGGTCGTCCTTGCTGCCGCCACTTGGCGACGACCGCACATTATCATTCTCGACGAACCCACCAACTTCTTGGACCGTGAGTCGCTGGCTGCGCTCATCAAGGCGATTGAGTCGTTCCAGGGTGGTGTTGGTATCATTACGCACTCCAAGGAGTTCTCCGAGGGTACCTGCAAGGAAATCTGGGCTATGAACGACGGTGTGCTCGTCGCTTCCGGTCACGACTGGACCGAGAGTAACTCGAAGGGtaccaagctcgagaagaaggaagaggacgacgagtACACGGACGCCATGGGCAACGTGCACAAGAAAgagaagaaggccaagaaggagagCGCTTCGGATCGCcgcaaggccaagaaggacaGGATGGCACGTAAGAAGGCTGGCACCTACGACTCGGCtgatgagctcgaggacCTTTGA
- a CDS encoding uncharacterized protein (related to RCY1 - F-box protein involved in recycling plasma membrane proteins), with product METTWAPLVPTTMGSGRASTSTDAARATAAATSNQVNDVSLDPFSIGCLPSTVVQRILSFVPVADLANCALAARPLARFVADERLWAQKLAFLQYKQIPGRDLRYNPDLSTVSTSRETKDEARPDRKNSVSSCSAKPDASSAVSMPHNPSTVSNHDDDFGDFESATITSPDDESFGGFLSSKPTQPGQSFSSAPVFSYRAESRLPMPSTDPDSAYQTFKRIAISLKPFIQSLLFETSPTTSLVFTDPSLSSLSSQAQMICNVARFTGPLVLGSFARTRSTVSEDPQAYSDGLDSESRLRMSISQAADYLEGVLLSAFEGADARRTDALRAGQRGMDVNKAVERAERDMNEHATLIWNLAISTAKSLSHSDLVDSSSTVAQAETTNFLALLDRPGHAAALSFLDKRDALFKRTLHRPESNFVSSSTQTRPALDFTAMDTFMAEVLANLETDGSLVARVFPAEQQVLLAFASRLTNEVVGEYINGVLTRARSIDLHVYLQAAAATFLQALKVADTLETIEPRHVHFVTPARCRAIVLSMFEAHLDEYLQEERDWVRNVMVDICNESAGASRSTDRSKSNRRGTPAQTMDTAFLASSNPAQVKRNVLSGFKDVLLMPVTVVPRAAGAVGGAVIRTAGTGLSQLNPLKWQQSSAAGGRSVSASNLALGTPQRSSTPAAAGAVAANNGYVDFSKEVLGGPQGHVIGDDDDSDDEEVQASTANEKMDDFGGFADASLTTEWNEKGADQRNQRGSAGCGAEAVEVGEWGAKVGVAKDESERLPVTTEKRTSAGGNEKGFERLQLLLSLDTALSLIQVHRESLKRMEAFMVYPRATLQGRRVQDEIEEVCLSLFQVLGEQHMAAGFSRATHSIQQWNPLCDNEASDTDERAPKSTQVLPLVQFFELTHIADTISQLCSVYFSQTLVGLVGLDVEDFLNPVIRAKKTFEANLDEYVALGLSVSVDLLMKRAEWILFSQRDPMDYAASSIADLGSPTRATRSTLQMLSYHCSLLIGATDREILDLFYTEIGSRLFHLLCKHVKSLTISQTGGFQLISDLNHISTFIAQLKSKDTHLATLYNSLKTLANYYIVDGHQLIALLKKDSSAQDGVKPHRVDGFVFGQEELYEFLKSRQDFRLIEKHVDHEIFGFKLSEDCIVC from the coding sequence ATGGAGACCACCTGGGCCCCACTCGTACCCACGACAATGGGCTCAGGGAGGGCCAGCACGTCGACAGATGCTGCGCGTGCCACAGCCGCCGCCACGTCGAATCAGGTCAACGACGTGTCGCTCGATCCGTTCTCGATCGGTTGCTTGCCTTCCACTGTGGTGCAGCGCATACTCAGCTTTGTCCCGGTGGCCGACCTTGCGAACTGTGCTCTAGCAGCCAGACCACTAGCGCGCTTTGTCGCCGACGAGAGGCTGTGGGCCCAGAAGCTTGCCTTTCTTCAGTACAAGCAAATACCTGGACGTGACCTCCGTTACAATCCAGATCTCTCCACCGTTTCGACTTCACGAGAAACCAAAGATGAAGCACGGCCAGATCGAAAGAACAGCGTCAGCTCTTGTTCAGCGAAACCCGACGCGAGTAGCGCTGTGTCCATGCCTCACAACCCATCCACAGTTAGCAACCACGACGATGACTTTGGTGACTTTGAATCCGCTACCATCACGAGTCCAGACGACGAGAGTTTCGGAGGCTTCCTCTCCTCGAAACCGACTCAGCCCGGCCAGAGTTTTTCTTCGGCTCCTGTCTTTTCGTATCGCGCCGAGTCGAGGCTTCCTATGCCAAGCACAGATCCGGATTCAGCCTACCAGACGTTTAagcgcatcgccatctcgctGAAACCGTTTATCCAGAGTCTGCTGTTCGAGACGTCACCGACAACGTCGCTAGTGTTCACCGATCCcagcttgtcgtcgctCTCATCGCAGGCGCAGATGATCTGCAATGTGGCGCGCTTCACAGGTCCGCTCGTTCTCGGCTCCTTCGCCAGAACCCGCTCGACAGTTTCTGAAGATCCACAAGCTTACTCGGATGGCTTGGATTCAGAATCGAGGCTGCGCATGTCGATCAGCCAAGCAGCCGACTACCTCGAAGGTGTTCTCTTGTCCGCTTTCGAAGGAGCCGATGCGAGACGCACCGATGCATTGCGTGCGGGGCAACGGGGTATGGACGTCAACAAAGCGGTCGAGCGCGCCGAGCGCGACATGAACGAACATGCTACCTTGATCTGGAAtctcgccatctcgaccgcCAAGTCATTATCGCACTCCGACTTGGTCGATAGTAGCTCCACAGTAGCGCAAGCCGAGACGACCAACTTCTTGGCGCTTCTAGATCGTCCCGGTCACGCAGCGGCTCTGAGCTTTCTCGACAAACGCGATGCGCTTTTCAAGCGCACTCTGCATAGACCCGAGTCCAACTTTGTaagcagctcgacacaGACGCGTCCAGCGCTCGACTTCACCGCCATGGACACATTTATGGCCGAAGTGCTTGCCAACCTCGAGACGGACGGTTCGCTTGTGGCACGCGTGTTTCctgcagagcagcaggtgctgcttgcctttgccagCCGTCTCACCAACGAGGTAGTTGGCGAGTACATCAATGGAGTGCTGACCAGggctcgatcgatcgatcTGCATGTCTACCTTCAAGCGGCAGCTGCTACGTTTTTGCAGGCTCTCAAGGTGGCGGACACGTTGGAGACGATCGAGCCGCGGCATGTGCACTTTGTCACGCCCGCACGCTGCCGTGCGATTGTGCTGTCCATGTTCGAGgcgcatctcgacgagTATCTCCAGGAAGAGCGTGATTGGGTCCGCAATGTTATGGTAGACATCTGCAACGAGAGCGCAGGAGCGAGCAGATCAACAGATAGATCCAAGTCGAACCGCCGTGGCACGCCAGCTCAGACGATGGATACGGCGTTTCTGGCCAGCAGCAATCCAGCGCAGGTGAAGCGCAACGTGCTTAGCGGATTCAAGGATGTGCTGCTCATGCCGGTCACGGTGGTCCCGCGTGCAGCCGGAGCGGTCGGAGGAGCCGTGATCCGTACAGCAGGGACTGGACTCAGTCAGCTCAATCCGCTAAAGTGGCAGCAGAGTTCTGCAGCGGGCGGACGTAGTGTCAGTGCATCCAACTTGGCGCTGGGTACACCGCAACGGTCCAGCACGCCAGCGGCGGCGGGCGCGGTCGCAGCTAACAACGGATACGTCGATTTCAGCAAAGAGGTACTGGGCGGTCCGCAAGGTCACGTGATAggagacgacgacgatagcgacgacgaagaggtgCAAGCCAGCACGGCTAATGAGAAGATGGACGACTTTGGTGGATTCGCCGATGCAAGTCTTACGACCGAATGGAACGAAAAAGGTGCGGATCAGCGCAACCAACGCGGCTCGGCGGGTTGCGGTGCTGAGGCGGTCGAGGTTGGAGAATGGGGAGCCAAGGTAGGTGTGGCGAAGGATGAGTCAGAGCGGCTACCTGTTACGACGGAGAAGCGGACGTCGGCTGGGGGGAACGAGAAGGGGTTTGAACGGCTGCAACTGCTTCTATCGCTGGATACGGCACTGTCGTTGATCCAGGTGCATCGCGAGTCGCTCAAGCGGATGGAGGCGTTTATGGTGTACCCTCGAGCGACGTTGCAGGGACGACGGGTTCAGGACGAGATTGAAGAAGTGTGCCTTTCGCTGTTTCAGGTGCTGGGCGAGCAGCATATGGCGGCTGGCTTCTCGCGGGCAACGCACTCGATTCAGCAGTGGAATCCACTTTGCGACAACGAGGCGAGCGACACGGACGAGCGGGCACCAAAGTCGACGCAGGTTCTTCCGCTCGTGCAGTTTTTCGAGCTGACACACATTGCGGATACTATCTCGCAGCTGTGTTCGGTGTACTTTTCACAGACGCTCGTGGGACTAGTTGGGCTAGATGTGGAGGATTTTTTGAACCCGGTGATTCGCGCCAAGAAGACGTTTGAGGCGAATCTGGACGAGTACGTTGCGTTGGGTCTATCGGTATCGGTGGATTTACTGATGAAGCGAGCCGAGTGGATCCTGTTCAGTCAGCGCGATCCTATGGACTACGCAGCGAGTAGTATAGCAGATCTAGGCTCGCCAACACGTGCTACACGCTCGACTCTGCAAATGCTATCGTACCACTGTTCGCTGCTGATCGGTGCGACCGATCGcgagatcctcgatctGTTCTATACCGAAATCGGATCGCGCCTCTTCCATCTGCTCTGCAAACACGTCAAGTCACTCACCATCTCGCAAACCGGTGGGTTCCAACTCATCTCGGACCTCAACCACATCTCAACATTCATCGCACAGCTCAAATCCAAAGACACACACCTAGCCACCCTGTACAACTCGCTCAAAACGCTCGCCAACTACTACATCGTAGACGGCCATCAACTCATCGCTCTCCTGAAAAAAGACTCGTCCGCCCAGGACGGCGTCAAACCGCACCGCGTCGATGGCTTCGTCTTTGGCCAGGAGGAGCTCTACGAGTTTCTCAAGTCACGCCAGGACTTCAGGCTGATTGAGAAACACGTTGATCACGAGATCTTCGGCTTCAAGTTGAGCGAGGATTGCATTGTGTGCTAG